A single genomic interval of Streptomyces graminofaciens harbors:
- a CDS encoding HAD hydrolase-like protein, with amino-acid sequence MSQAVRTRPDGSGQALSEAYDTALLDLDGVVYAGGSAIAYAVESLATARAGGMRLAYVTNNALRTPDTVAAHLTELGIPTGADDVINSAQAVARLISEQVPVGGRVLVIGGEGLRVALRERGLVPVESADDDPVAVVQGYGGPELPWGRFAEACYAIARGVPWFASNTDLTIPSGRGIAPGNGAAVQVVRIATGAEPQVAGKPLPPMHRETILRTGAERPLVVGDRLDTDIEGAFNGEVDSLLVLTGVTDAAQLLAAPPQHRPTYVDADLRGMLTGQPEVVAAGGGFRCGGWTATAGSTGVPPRERSRAWGRLELDGEGEEMDGLRALCAAAWTAAGEGSCELDGGKALARLGL; translated from the coding sequence ATGAGCCAGGCAGTCAGGACACGGCCCGACGGCAGTGGGCAGGCCCTGAGCGAGGCGTACGACACGGCGCTGCTCGATCTGGACGGGGTGGTGTACGCGGGTGGGAGCGCGATCGCGTACGCCGTCGAGTCTCTCGCCACGGCCCGCGCGGGGGGCATGCGTCTGGCGTACGTCACGAACAACGCGCTGCGGACGCCGGACACCGTGGCCGCGCATCTCACGGAGCTGGGCATACCGACCGGGGCAGATGACGTCATCAACTCCGCGCAGGCCGTGGCCCGGTTGATCAGCGAGCAGGTGCCCGTCGGCGGGCGGGTGTTGGTGATCGGTGGCGAGGGGCTGCGGGTCGCGCTGCGCGAGCGGGGGCTGGTGCCCGTCGAGTCGGCCGACGACGATCCGGTGGCCGTGGTGCAGGGCTACGGCGGCCCCGAGCTGCCCTGGGGGCGGTTCGCGGAGGCTTGTTACGCGATCGCGCGCGGGGTGCCGTGGTTCGCGTCCAACACCGACCTGACGATTCCGAGCGGGCGGGGTATCGCGCCGGGCAACGGGGCGGCGGTGCAGGTCGTGCGCATAGCCACAGGGGCCGAGCCGCAGGTGGCGGGCAAGCCGCTGCCGCCGATGCACCGGGAGACGATCCTGCGTACGGGCGCCGAGCGGCCGCTGGTCGTCGGGGACCGGCTGGACACGGACATCGAGGGCGCGTTCAACGGAGAGGTCGACTCGCTGCTCGTCCTCACCGGTGTGACCGACGCGGCGCAGCTGCTGGCCGCGCCGCCCCAGCACCGGCCGACGTACGTCGACGCCGATCTGCGGGGGATGCTCACCGGCCAGCCGGAGGTCGTCGCGGCGGGCGGTGGCTTCCGCTGTGGCGGCTGGACGGCGACCGCGGGAAGCACGGGGGTCCCCCCGCGCGAGCGAAGCCGAGCGTGGGGGAGGCTGGAACTGGACGGCGAGGGCGAGGAGATGGACGGGCTGCGGGCCCTGTGCGCGGCGGCCTGGACGGCGGCCGGGGAGGGCTCGTGCGAGCTGGACGGGGGGAAGGCGCTGGCACGGCTCGGGTTGTGA
- a CDS encoding FecCD family ABC transporter permease — protein sequence MLVDSPPEPSAEIAPVPPNRRAMRAVGLLVSLVLLALVALASIAIGAKGLSVEQVWHGLFHDTGTYGDVVVGERISRTLLGLLAGAALGLAGAVLQALTRNPLADPGLLGINAGASAAVVTAITYFGVTSLTGYVWFAFFGAAAVGALVWFLGGSRGATPVRLALAGTAISAALYGYLQAVMIMDNAALSKMRFWTVGSLASATDETITQVLPFLAVGTVVALLLARPLNAVAMGDDTARALGANLNRTRALSMAAATVLCGAATAACGPIVFVGLMVPHVVRSFTGPDLRWILPYATVLSPVLLLGADVVGRVVVRPAELQVGIVTAIIGGPVFIFLVRRRRTAQL from the coding sequence GTGTTGGTCGACAGTCCTCCCGAACCGAGCGCGGAGATCGCTCCTGTGCCCCCGAACCGCCGGGCGATGCGTGCCGTCGGTCTCCTGGTGTCCCTCGTGCTGCTCGCACTGGTCGCTCTGGCGAGCATCGCGATCGGCGCGAAAGGGCTCTCGGTGGAGCAGGTCTGGCACGGCCTCTTCCACGACACGGGGACGTACGGCGATGTCGTCGTCGGGGAGCGGATCTCGCGCACCCTGCTGGGGCTGCTCGCCGGGGCCGCGCTCGGGCTGGCCGGTGCCGTGCTCCAGGCGCTCACCCGGAACCCGCTGGCCGACCCGGGGCTGCTCGGCATCAACGCGGGCGCGTCCGCGGCCGTGGTCACCGCCATCACCTACTTCGGGGTCACCTCGCTGACCGGCTATGTGTGGTTCGCGTTCTTCGGGGCCGCCGCCGTGGGGGCGCTCGTGTGGTTCCTCGGCGGGAGCAGGGGCGCGACGCCCGTGCGGCTCGCGCTCGCGGGGACGGCCATCAGCGCCGCCCTCTACGGGTATCTGCAGGCCGTGATGATCATGGACAACGCGGCGCTGTCCAAGATGCGCTTCTGGACGGTCGGTTCGCTGGCCTCGGCCACGGACGAGACCATCACCCAGGTCCTGCCGTTCCTCGCGGTCGGTACGGTCGTGGCGCTGCTGCTCGCCCGGCCGCTGAACGCCGTGGCCATGGGCGACGACACCGCCCGCGCGCTCGGCGCCAACCTCAACCGCACCCGGGCGCTGTCCATGGCCGCCGCCACCGTGCTGTGCGGTGCCGCGACCGCCGCCTGCGGGCCGATCGTGTTCGTCGGGCTGATGGTCCCGCACGTCGTACGGTCCTTCACCGGGCCCGACCTGCGCTGGATCCTGCCGTACGCGACCGTTCTGTCGCCCGTGCTGCTGCTCGGTGCCGATGTCGTCGGGCGGGTCGTGGTACGGCCGGCGGAGCTTCAGGTCGGTATCGTCACCGCGATCATCGGTGGGCCGGTCTTCATCTTTCTCGTTCGACGGCGGAGGACGGCCCAGCTGTGA
- a CDS encoding FecCD family ABC transporter permease, which produces MSKPAVRSRVVRTPGGLSFRLDVRAFTVVVLLLVAALTASVVLIGTGDFPIPAGDVLRTLMGNGDAGQEFIVNELRLPRVLVGLLVGASLGLGGALFQSISRNPLGSPDVLGLSQGSTAGALVMIVLFSGSATQVALGALVGGLVTGFAIYLLAWKRGVHGYRLVLVGIGVSAIVTAVNGYLITKADLVDAARAVVWMTGSLNGRDWVQVWPLLWMCVILVPLVLGNARGLRMTEMGDDVSYALGVRVERVRLLLMVSAVLLTAGATAAAGPVGFVALTAPQLARRLTRSPGPNLVPSMCMGATLLIVADWASQRAFGADQLPVGVVTGVLGGVYLLWLLVTERKAGRI; this is translated from the coding sequence ATGAGCAAGCCCGCCGTGCGCAGCCGTGTGGTCCGCACCCCCGGTGGGCTGTCGTTCCGCCTCGACGTGCGGGCGTTCACCGTCGTCGTGCTGTTGCTGGTGGCCGCCCTCACCGCGAGTGTCGTGCTGATCGGCACCGGGGACTTCCCGATCCCGGCCGGCGACGTCCTCCGGACGCTGATGGGGAACGGGGACGCGGGCCAGGAGTTCATCGTCAACGAGCTGCGGCTGCCGCGGGTCCTGGTCGGACTGCTGGTCGGGGCCTCGCTGGGGCTCGGCGGGGCGCTGTTCCAGTCCATCTCCCGCAATCCGCTGGGCAGTCCGGACGTGCTCGGCCTCTCGCAGGGCTCCACCGCCGGGGCGCTCGTCATGATCGTGCTGTTCTCCGGGAGCGCGACCCAGGTCGCCCTCGGGGCGCTCGTGGGCGGCCTGGTCACCGGGTTCGCGATCTATCTGCTGGCCTGGAAGCGGGGCGTGCACGGCTACCGGCTCGTGCTGGTCGGCATCGGTGTCTCCGCGATCGTCACGGCGGTCAACGGCTATCTGATCACCAAGGCCGACCTCGTCGACGCGGCCCGAGCGGTCGTGTGGATGACCGGTTCCCTCAACGGGCGTGACTGGGTGCAGGTCTGGCCGCTGCTGTGGATGTGCGTGATCCTCGTGCCGCTGGTGCTGGGCAACGCGCGCGGCCTGCGGATGACGGAGATGGGCGACGACGTGTCGTACGCCCTCGGGGTGCGCGTCGAGCGCGTACGGCTGCTGCTGATGGTGTCGGCCGTGCTGCTCACCGCGGGGGCCACCGCGGCCGCCGGGCCGGTCGGTTTCGTCGCCCTCACCGCGCCGCAGCTCGCCCGGCGGCTGACCCGCTCGCCGGGCCCGAACCTGGTGCCCTCCATGTGCATGGGCGCGACCCTGCTGATCGTCGCCGACTGGGCCTCGCAGCGGGCCTTCGGGGCCGACCAGCTGCCGGTCGGTGTCGTCACCGGCGTACTCGGCGGTGTCTATCTGCTGTGGCTGCTGGTCACCGAGCGGAAGGCCGGGCGGATATGA
- a CDS encoding ABC transporter ATP-binding protein, which produces MSRPEPNGPKSQRPGTSASANENNPRSTVNRLSAENVTLAYDQRVIAEQLSVEIPDNSFTVIVGPNACGKSTLLRALSRMLKPSRGRVLLDGQIIQSMPAKKVARTLGLLPQSSIAPDGITVGDLVGRGRYPHQGLLRQWSTEDERIVRESMESTGVAELADRYVDELSGGQRQRVWMAMALAQQTPLLLLDEPTTYLDIQHQIDVLDLCAELHEEQGRTLVAVLHDLNHAARYATHLIALRGGSVIAEGAPSEIVTAELVEEVFGLRCQVIDDPETGTPLVVPAARKARAAVGKVAVTEAS; this is translated from the coding sequence ATGAGCCGCCCCGAACCGAACGGGCCGAAGTCGCAAAGGCCGGGCACGAGCGCGTCGGCGAACGAGAACAACCCGAGGAGCACCGTGAACCGCCTGTCCGCCGAGAACGTCACCCTCGCCTACGACCAGCGGGTCATCGCCGAGCAGCTGTCGGTGGAGATCCCCGACAACTCGTTCACCGTGATCGTCGGCCCCAACGCCTGCGGCAAGTCCACGCTGCTGCGCGCCCTTTCCCGGATGCTGAAGCCGTCCCGGGGGCGGGTGCTGCTCGACGGGCAGATCATCCAGTCGATGCCCGCGAAGAAGGTCGCGCGGACGCTGGGCCTGCTGCCGCAGTCGTCGATCGCGCCCGACGGGATCACGGTCGGCGACCTCGTCGGCCGCGGCCGCTACCCGCACCAGGGGCTGCTGCGCCAGTGGTCGACGGAGGACGAGCGGATCGTACGGGAGTCGATGGAGTCGACCGGTGTCGCCGAGCTGGCGGACCGTTACGTCGACGAGCTGTCCGGCGGCCAGCGCCAGCGCGTGTGGATGGCCATGGCGCTCGCCCAGCAGACCCCGCTGCTGCTGCTCGACGAGCCGACCACCTACCTCGACATCCAGCACCAGATCGACGTCCTGGACCTCTGCGCCGAGCTGCACGAGGAGCAGGGCCGCACCCTGGTCGCCGTACTGCACGACCTCAACCACGCGGCCCGCTACGCCACCCACCTCATCGCCCTGCGCGGCGGCTCGGTGATCGCCGAGGGCGCCCCCTCGGAGATCGTCACGGCCGAGCTGGTCGAGGAGGTCTTCGGGCTGCGCTGCCAGGTCATCGACGACCCGGAGACGGGGACGCCGCTGGTGGTGCCGGCCGCCCGCAAGGCACGGGCCGCGGTCGGCAAGGTGGCCGTTACAGAAGCTTCCTGA
- a CDS encoding SCP2 sterol-binding domain-containing protein yields MATIEECRSALDKLSDNLAGANGDVRTAAALDRSLSCRITDLDVTFVGRLKGGRIEVTDTLQGPPREKAEIRLTMTGDDLVAMVDGELNFAKAWGAGRVKLEAGFRDLLRLRKLL; encoded by the coding sequence ATGGCCACGATTGAGGAGTGCCGCAGCGCACTCGACAAGCTCTCGGACAATTTGGCGGGCGCGAACGGGGACGTACGCACGGCGGCGGCCCTGGACCGCTCGCTGAGCTGCCGTATCACCGATCTGGACGTCACCTTCGTCGGCCGCCTCAAGGGCGGCCGCATCGAGGTGACGGACACACTCCAGGGCCCGCCGCGGGAGAAGGCCGAGATCCGGCTGACGATGACGGGCGACGATCTGGTCGCGATGGTCGACGGCGAACTGAACTTCGCGAAGGCCTGGGGCGCGGGCCGGGTGAAGCTGGAGGCGGGCTTCCGGGACCTGCTCCGGCTCAGGAAGCTTCTGTAA
- a CDS encoding TlyA family RNA methyltransferase produces the protein MAGVARRRLDAELVRRKLARSREHASQLIAAGRVTVGKTVATKPATQVETAAAIVVQTDDGDPEYVSRGGHKLAGALEVFVPQGLGVEGRRALDAGASTGGFTDVLLRAGAAHVVAVDVGYGQLAWTLRSDERVTVKDRTNVRELTLEAIDGEPVDLVVGDLSFIPLGLVLPALVRCVKPDADLVMMVKPQFEVGKERLGSGGVVRSPQLRAEAVRGVARRAGELGLGVKGVTASPLPGPSGNVEYFLWLRAGAPALDPADVDRAVAEGPR, from the coding sequence GTGGCAGGTGTGGCACGACGCCGTCTCGACGCCGAGCTGGTCCGGCGGAAGCTCGCGCGTTCGCGTGAGCACGCGAGCCAGCTGATCGCCGCCGGGCGGGTCACCGTCGGCAAGACCGTCGCGACCAAGCCCGCCACCCAGGTGGAGACCGCGGCCGCGATCGTGGTCCAGACCGACGACGGCGACCCCGAGTACGTGTCGCGGGGCGGCCACAAGCTGGCCGGCGCCCTCGAGGTCTTCGTCCCGCAGGGGCTCGGTGTCGAGGGGCGGCGGGCGCTGGACGCCGGCGCCTCCACCGGCGGGTTCACCGACGTACTGCTGCGGGCCGGGGCCGCGCACGTCGTCGCCGTCGACGTCGGATACGGACAACTCGCATGGACTCTCCGGAGCGATGAACGCGTCACCGTCAAGGACCGTACGAACGTACGCGAGTTGACGCTCGAAGCGATCGATGGGGAGCCTGTGGATCTTGTCGTGGGGGATCTGTCCTTCATCCCGCTCGGCCTGGTACTGCCCGCCCTGGTGCGGTGCGTGAAGCCGGATGCCGATCTGGTGATGATGGTCAAGCCGCAGTTCGAGGTGGGGAAGGAGCGGCTGGGCAGCGGGGGAGTCGTACGGAGTCCGCAGCTGCGGGCCGAAGCGGTGCGCGGGGTGGCCCGGCGGGCCGGGGAGCTGGGGCTCGGGGTGAAGGGTGTGACGGCCAGTCCGCTGCCCGGGCCCTCGGGCAATGTCGAGTACTTTCTGTGGCTGCGTGCCGGAGCTCCCGCGCTGGACCCGGCCGACGTCGACCGAGCAGTGGCGGAGGGGCCGCGTTGA
- a CDS encoding NAD kinase: MTQDRSRTVFLLTHTGRPAAIRSAELVVKGLLHHGIVVRVLEYEAEDIPLPEEVELVKEATPQCLDGCELLIVLGGDGTLLRGAEFARASGVPMLGVNLGSVGFLAEAERDDLDKVVDRVVTKSYEVEERMTVDVVVHQNGDIVHTDWALNEAAVQKAGAEKLLEVVLEIDGRPVTGFGCDGIVLSTPTGSTAYAFSAGGPVVWPEVEALLMVPISAHALFAKPLVTSPNSVLAVEVLPHVPPGVLWCDGRRTVELPPGARVEVRRGAVPVRLARLHHASFTDRLVAKFALPVSGWRGARH, translated from the coding sequence TTGACCCAGGACCGATCTCGAACTGTATTCCTGCTCACCCACACCGGGCGGCCGGCGGCGATCCGCAGTGCCGAACTCGTCGTCAAGGGGCTGCTGCACCACGGCATCGTCGTGCGCGTCCTGGAGTACGAGGCCGAGGACATCCCGCTGCCGGAGGAGGTGGAGCTCGTCAAGGAGGCCACCCCGCAGTGCCTCGACGGGTGTGAGCTGCTCATCGTCCTCGGCGGTGACGGCACGCTGCTGCGCGGCGCCGAGTTCGCCCGTGCGTCCGGCGTGCCGATGCTGGGCGTCAACCTCGGCAGTGTCGGCTTCCTCGCGGAGGCCGAGCGGGACGACCTCGACAAGGTCGTCGACCGGGTGGTGACCAAGTCGTACGAGGTCGAGGAGCGGATGACCGTCGATGTCGTCGTTCATCAGAACGGGGACATCGTCCACACGGACTGGGCGCTGAACGAGGCGGCCGTGCAGAAGGCGGGCGCCGAGAAACTGCTCGAAGTCGTCCTCGAGATCGACGGGCGGCCGGTGACCGGCTTCGGGTGCGACGGGATCGTTCTGTCGACTCCGACCGGGTCCACGGCGTATGCGTTCTCGGCGGGTGGGCCCGTGGTGTGGCCCGAGGTCGAGGCGTTGTTGATGGTGCCGATCAGCGCGCATGCGCTGTTCGCCAAGCCGTTGGTGACGTCGCCGAATTCTGTGCTGGCGGTGGAGGTTCTGCCTCATGTCCCGCCTGGGGTTCTCTGGTGTGACGGGCGGCGGACTGTCGAGTTGCCGCCCGGGGCCCGGGTCGAGGTGCGCCGAGGGGCTGTGCCCGTGCGGCTGGCTCGGTTGCATCATGCGTCGTTCACGGACCGGCTGGTGGCGAAGTTCGCGCTGCCGGTTTCCGGGTGGCGGGGGGCTCGGCACTAG
- the recN gene encoding DNA repair protein RecN: MRIRSLGVIDDAVVELSPGFTAVTGETGAGKTMVVTSLGLLLGGRADPALVRIGAKNAVVEGRIAMPEGAAAFVRAEEAGAELDDGALLISRTVSAEGRSRAHLGGRSVPVGVLAELADELVAVHGQTDQQGLLKLSRQRAALDRYAGDAVAVPLAKYGEAYRRLRAVATELDEIVTRARERAQEADMLRYGLDEIAGVEPRDGEDVELAEEAERLGHAEALASAATAAHAALAGNPEDPEGVDASTLVAGAHRALEAVRSHDPALAALADRIGEIGILLGDVAGELAGYADDLDADPLRLAAVEERRAALTALTRKYGQDIGAVLAWAEQGAQRLTELDGDDERIGELTAERDALRDELGGLAQALTDARTEAAERFAAAVTAELASLAMPHARVSFEIRQTDDAEGVEVGGRTVAYGPSGADEVELLLAPHPGAPPRPIAKGASGGELSRVMLAVEVVFAGTDPVPTYLFDEVDAGVGGKAAVEIGRRLAKLAKSAQVVVVTHLPQVAAFADRQLLVEKTNDGSVTRSGVKVLEGEERVRELSRMLAGQEDSETARAHAEELLAAARGDG, encoded by the coding sequence ATGCGGATACGGTCGCTCGGAGTCATCGACGACGCGGTCGTCGAGTTGTCGCCCGGCTTCACCGCCGTGACGGGTGAGACGGGCGCGGGCAAGACCATGGTCGTCACCAGTCTCGGGCTGTTGCTCGGCGGGCGTGCGGACCCGGCGCTCGTGCGGATCGGGGCGAAGAACGCGGTCGTCGAGGGCCGGATCGCCATGCCCGAGGGCGCGGCGGCGTTCGTCCGGGCCGAGGAGGCCGGGGCCGAACTCGACGACGGGGCGCTGCTGATCAGCCGTACCGTTTCCGCCGAGGGACGGTCGCGGGCGCATCTCGGCGGGCGTTCCGTCCCGGTGGGTGTGCTCGCCGAGCTGGCCGACGAGCTTGTCGCCGTGCACGGGCAGACCGACCAGCAGGGGCTGCTGAAGCTGTCCCGGCAGCGGGCGGCGCTCGACCGGTACGCGGGCGACGCGGTGGCTGTGCCGCTCGCCAAGTACGGGGAGGCCTACCGGCGGCTGCGGGCCGTGGCCACCGAGCTGGACGAGATCGTCACGCGCGCGCGTGAGCGGGCCCAGGAGGCCGACATGCTGCGCTACGGGCTCGACGAGATCGCGGGCGTCGAGCCGCGGGACGGCGAGGACGTGGAGCTGGCCGAGGAGGCCGAGCGGCTCGGGCACGCGGAGGCGCTGGCGTCCGCCGCGACGGCCGCGCACGCGGCGCTCGCCGGCAACCCCGAGGACCCTGAGGGCGTCGACGCTTCGACGCTCGTCGCGGGCGCCCACCGGGCCCTGGAGGCCGTGCGGTCGCACGACCCGGCGCTGGCCGCGCTCGCCGACCGGATCGGGGAGATCGGGATCCTGCTGGGCGATGTGGCGGGCGAGTTGGCGGGGTACGCCGACGATCTGGACGCCGATCCGCTGCGGCTGGCGGCCGTGGAGGAGCGGCGGGCCGCGCTCACCGCGCTCACCCGGAAGTACGGGCAGGACATCGGTGCCGTGCTGGCCTGGGCCGAGCAGGGGGCCCAGCGGCTCACCGAGCTCGACGGCGACGACGAGCGGATCGGGGAGCTGACCGCCGAGCGGGACGCGTTGCGGGACGAACTGGGCGGGCTGGCCCAGGCGTTGACGGACGCCCGGACGGAGGCCGCCGAGCGGTTCGCCGCCGCCGTCACCGCCGAGCTGGCCTCGCTCGCGATGCCGCACGCGCGCGTGTCGTTCGAGATCCGGCAGACCGACGACGCCGAGGGCGTCGAGGTGGGCGGGCGTACGGTCGCGTACGGCCCGTCCGGTGCCGACGAGGTCGAACTGCTGCTCGCCCCGCATCCGGGGGCGCCGCCGCGGCCCATCGCCAAGGGCGCCTCGGGTGGTGAGCTGTCGCGCGTGATGCTGGCCGTCGAGGTGGTGTTCGCGGGGACGGATCCCGTGCCGACGTATCTCTTCGACGAGGTCGACGCCGGTGTCGGTGGCAAGGCGGCCGTCGAGATCGGCCGACGCCTGGCCAAGCTCGCCAAGTCCGCGCAGGTCGTGGTCGTCACCCATCTGCCCCAGGTGGCCGCCTTCGCCGACCGGCAGCTGCTGGTGGAGAAGACGAACGACGGGTCGGTCACCCGGTCCGGGGTCAAGGTCCTGGAGGGCGAGGAGCGCGTGCGTGAACTGTCGCGCATGCTGGCCGGCCAGGAGGACTCGGAGACGGCCCGGGCGCACGCGGAGGAGCTGTTGGCGGCGGCTCGGGGGGACGGGTAG
- a CDS encoding glycosyltransferase family 4 protein, producing MSHVSSPSPHGQSPLRTVQVLGGGSAGSSAHVRSLASGLVARGVRVTVCAPGETDRVYDFGGVGAQHVHIPRSSDPASVAALRSVCADADLVHAHGLHAGFRATLALGRRRTPLVVTWHTRSYAEGARAHLLRMLERRVAKAAAVVLGASSDLVDRARSRGARDARLAAVALPAPRRTDSHDDAERPRCKARAEVGATGRPLLVAVGTLDRHRGYDTLLDAAREWRGLDPAPLLVIAGEGPLRSNLQRRIEDEELPVRLLGRRDDVSELLAAADLALLPDGGESRSLLAQEALHARVPLVAADVGSVSDLVGDAAELVPYGDPVALAATVVRLLGDPDRCEALRENGTRQTATWPTEDETVAQVLSVYDELTQLRPLG from the coding sequence GTGAGCCACGTGAGCAGCCCGTCACCGCACGGCCAGTCGCCGCTGCGCACCGTGCAGGTGCTCGGCGGCGGCAGCGCGGGAAGCAGTGCGCATGTGCGGTCGCTGGCCTCCGGTCTGGTCGCCCGGGGTGTACGGGTCACGGTGTGCGCCCCCGGCGAGACCGATCGCGTGTACGACTTCGGTGGCGTCGGAGCCCAGCATGTGCACATCCCCCGCAGCAGCGACCCGGCCTCCGTGGCCGCGCTGCGCAGCGTCTGCGCGGACGCCGACCTGGTGCACGCGCACGGGCTGCACGCCGGGTTCCGGGCCACCCTGGCGCTCGGCAGGCGCCGTACACCGCTCGTCGTCACCTGGCACACGCGTTCGTACGCCGAGGGGGCGCGGGCGCATCTGCTGCGGATGCTGGAGCGGCGGGTCGCCAAGGCCGCGGCCGTCGTGCTCGGGGCGTCCTCGGATCTCGTCGACCGGGCCCGCAGCCGGGGCGCCCGGGACGCCCGGCTCGCCGCCGTCGCACTGCCCGCGCCGCGCCGGACCGACTCCCACGACGACGCCGAACGGCCGCGGTGCAAGGCGCGGGCCGAAGTGGGCGCCACGGGTCGGCCGCTGCTGGTGGCCGTCGGCACCCTCGACCGCCACCGGGGGTACGACACACTGCTGGACGCCGCGCGGGAATGGCGGGGACTCGACCCCGCGCCACTGCTCGTCATCGCGGGGGAGGGCCCCCTGCGGAGCAACCTCCAGCGGCGCATCGAGGACGAGGAGCTGCCCGTACGGCTCCTCGGGCGGCGCGACGACGTCAGCGAACTGCTCGCCGCCGCCGACCTCGCGCTGCTGCCGGACGGCGGCGAATCCCGCTCCCTCCTCGCCCAGGAAGCCCTGCACGCGCGCGTGCCGCTCGTCGCGGCCGACGTGGGATCCGTGTCCGACCTGGTCGGCGACGCCGCCGAACTCGTCCCGTACGGGGACCCGGTCGCCCTCGCCGCCACTGTCGTACGCCTCCTCGGCGACCCCGACCGGTGCGAGGCGCTGAGGGAGAACGGCACGCGGCAGACCGCCACCTGGCCCACCGAGGACGAGACGGTCGCCCAAGTGCTCAGTGTGTACGACGAGTTGACGCAGCTGCGGCCGCTCGGCTGA
- a CDS encoding PucR family transcriptional regulator: MDTWDGHATRDGHESRDFPAGHEAQGGITVRRALELPGLRGGLPEVLAGSDRLNRTVRWVHAGEVPHIASLLKGGELLLTTGYGLGTRPADQRAFVRTLAERGIAALVIELGPRFARLPSALVDTARSAGLPLVQLHREVPFVTVTEEVHTEIVNGHYALLQRAEEVHRRCTEALLGGGGVPQVLGILADFSGNPVFLETADGRLLYAAGAGPAAADPLQVWEGLRGQHKDEPPAGTTIVDVPGGGPGTGSVRARLILLPVNTPVAPVHRIAAERAASILAVVLMQARQEEELAARGRGDFLTDLADGRIAAEDAPAQARVLGFKPGDGPLLPVVMRLADGLSPGGGWAVLARAVAEELASVGVPVLLGVRPVEGRVPLLLGLRTESERAAVADRVAVALRAGVERAGMLRPGGRPPVVVIGAAGGWAAVSAGLRHAAETATAAQGLADRPWYDARRLDIDLLLWRLRDHPDLAAFVDRAIGPLRDHDNRAKPPLLPTLETYLAHAGRKAETARELHLNRQTLYNRLARIGELLGMDLDDPQTVLALSLALRARRHVP, translated from the coding sequence ATGGACACCTGGGACGGCCATGCCACGCGCGACGGCCACGAGAGCCGCGACTTCCCCGCCGGCCACGAGGCCCAGGGCGGTATCACCGTGCGGCGGGCGCTGGAGCTGCCGGGGCTGCGCGGCGGGCTGCCGGAGGTCCTGGCGGGCAGCGACCGGCTGAACCGGACCGTGCGCTGGGTGCACGCGGGCGAGGTCCCGCACATCGCCTCGCTGCTCAAGGGCGGCGAGCTGCTGCTGACGACGGGCTACGGGCTCGGCACGCGCCCCGCCGACCAGCGGGCGTTCGTACGGACGCTCGCCGAGCGCGGTATCGCGGCGCTCGTCATCGAGCTGGGCCCGCGCTTCGCCCGGCTGCCCTCCGCCCTCGTCGACACGGCGCGCTCGGCCGGGCTGCCGCTGGTCCAGCTGCACCGCGAGGTGCCGTTCGTGACGGTCACGGAGGAGGTCCACACCGAGATCGTCAACGGCCACTACGCGCTGCTCCAGCGGGCGGAGGAGGTCCACCGCCGCTGTACGGAGGCCCTCCTCGGCGGGGGCGGCGTGCCGCAGGTCCTGGGCATCCTGGCCGACTTCAGCGGCAACCCGGTGTTCCTGGAGACCGCCGACGGCCGGCTCCTTTACGCGGCCGGGGCCGGGCCCGCCGCGGCCGACCCGTTGCAGGTGTGGGAAGGGCTGCGAGGCCAGCACAAGGACGAACCGCCGGCCGGTACGACCATCGTCGACGTACCGGGCGGGGGTCCGGGCACGGGTTCCGTACGGGCCCGGCTGATCCTGCTGCCGGTCAACACCCCGGTGGCCCCGGTGCACCGGATCGCCGCCGAGCGGGCGGCAAGCATCCTCGCCGTCGTCCTGATGCAGGCCCGGCAGGAGGAGGAGCTGGCGGCGCGCGGGCGCGGCGACTTCCTGACCGACCTCGCAGACGGCCGTATCGCGGCGGAGGACGCGCCCGCGCAGGCCCGCGTCCTGGGCTTCAAGCCGGGTGACGGCCCGCTGCTCCCGGTGGTGATGCGCCTGGCGGACGGCCTCTCGCCCGGCGGCGGCTGGGCGGTCCTGGCCCGCGCGGTGGCGGAGGAACTGGCCTCGGTGGGCGTGCCCGTCCTGCTCGGCGTACGGCCGGTCGAGGGCCGGGTGCCGCTGCTGCTCGGCCTGCGCACGGAGTCGGAGCGCGCGGCGGTGGCGGACCGGGTCGCGGTGGCGCTGCGGGCGGGTGTGGAGCGCGCCGGGATGCTGCGGCCCGGTGGCCGGCCGCCCGTGGTGGTGATCGGGGCGGCTGGCGGCTGGGCGGCCGTGTCGGCGGGGCTCAGACACGCGGCGGAGACCGCGACGGCAGCGCAGGGCCTGGCCGACCGCCCCTGGTACGACGCCCGGCGCCTCGACATCGATCTGTTGCTGTGGCGGCTGCGCGACCACCCCGACCTGGCCGCCTTCGTGGACCGCGCGATCGGCCCGCTCCGCGACCACGACAACCGCGCCAAGCCCCCGCTGCTGCCCACCCTGGAGACGTATCTGGCGCACGCGGGCCGCAAGGCGGAGACGGCCCGCGAGCTGCACCTCAACCGCCAGACGCTCTACAACCGGCTGGCCCGCATCGGCGAGCTGCTGGGCATGGACCTCGACGACCCGCAGACGGTCCTGGCCCTGAGCCTGGCGCTACGGGCCCGCAGACACGTGCCGTAA